DNA from Chryseomicrobium sp. FSL W7-1435:
TAAAGTACATGTATGATGTTTTGGTAAGACAAGGGGTGATCCTACCGTTCGAAACACACGGTTGTTAATTGAGGCAATTTCCGATAACTGGATTGCTTCTAGTGAAGGATGCACAATTGCTCCACCCAAGGCTTTATTGTACGCCGTTGAGCCTGAAGGAGTCGACATACACAGTCCATCACCCCTGAACGTCTCAAAATGCATATCATTTAAAAATACATCCATCACAAGTGTGACATCTGGCGATTTTACGGTCGATTCATTCAGCGCTAAATAAGTGGCTGGATCTTCACTCGATTGATAATCTACTGTAACTTCCAAAAGCGGATATTCGATAAACTTAAATTCTTCTTTGGCAATACTAATGACAAGTTTTTCAATTTCATTCGGCTTCCAGTCAGCATAAAATCCAAGGTGCCCTGTATGGAGACCAACGAAAGCAACTTTAGAAGAACTATTGCGGTATTTATGAAACGCATGCAATAGCGTCCCATCCCCGCCAATGGACAGGACAATATCGGGATGCTCTTCATCGTAAGCAAGTTCAAAGCTTTGCAAATAGCGCATTGCCGTATCTCGTAATTCGTTTGATAACGCATCGCCTCTTGATTGAATGGCAAACTTCATTCGGTCTCCTCCTTTTTATGATCTTTCCATCCTGGTGTAGACTGTTCTTTAAATTCTGTGAAGTAGACTTGCGCTTCTTGAATTTCATTACGGATTAAGGACATTTCTTCGTCTAATCGAAAAGCTGCTTCTGCAGCGGACTGAAGACGCGTTTTAATATTTTCAGGAAAGTCACCTTTGTATTTATAGTTTAATGAATGCTCAATCGATGCCCAGAAATTCATAGCCAATGTACGAATTTGAATTTCAGCCAGGATTTTTTGCTCCCCCAGAATCGTTTGGACAGGATATTCTACAATGAGATGATA
Protein-coding regions in this window:
- a CDS encoding NAD kinase; this encodes MKFAIQSRGDALSNELRDTAMRYLQSFELAYDEEHPDIVLSIGGDGTLLHAFHKYRNSSSKVAFVGLHTGHLGFYADWKPNEIEKLVISIAKEEFKFIEYPLLEVTVDYQSSEDPATYLALNESTVKSPDVTLVMDVFLNDMHFETFRGDGLCMSTPSGSTAYNKALGGAIVHPSLEAIQLSEIASINNRVFRTVGSPLVLPKHHTCTLKPVKAVDFMVTVDHLQLLHKGVSSISYRVAEEKVRFARFRPFPFWKRVHDSFIDSDHED